One window of Paludibacter propionicigenes WB4 genomic DNA carries:
- a CDS encoding TMEM175 family protein, whose amino-acid sequence MNKTRLEAFSDGVIAIIITIMVLELKIPKGSDWQSLSGLALKFISYVISFIYVAIYWNNHHHLLHTVKRVNGAILWSNTHLLFWLSLIPFVTAWAGENHFAELPVATYSFVLMMAGVAYFILSKTIIHVHGRDSVLSTAIGKDIKGLISIIGYAIAVAFAFIYRELSIFIIVAIAVLWLVPDRRIEKKVDEKD is encoded by the coding sequence ATGAACAAGACAAGATTAGAAGCTTTTAGCGATGGAGTAATTGCTATCATTATTACCATCATGGTGTTGGAACTCAAAATCCCAAAGGGTTCGGATTGGCAGTCACTTTCTGGTCTGGCATTAAAGTTCATCAGTTACGTCATAAGCTTCATTTACGTTGCCATTTATTGGAATAACCACCATCATTTGCTTCATACCGTAAAACGTGTAAACGGAGCTATTCTTTGGTCAAATACGCATCTGTTATTTTGGTTGTCGCTAATTCCGTTTGTAACAGCATGGGCAGGCGAAAATCATTTTGCTGAATTGCCTGTAGCTACTTATTCTTTTGTATTAATGATGGCCGGAGTTGCTTACTTCATCCTTTCGAAAACAATTATACATGTTCACGGAAGGGATTCGGTCTTGTCAACGGCCATTGGAAAAGATATTAAAGGGCTTATCTCAATAATAGGATATGCCATAGCTGTTGCCTTTGCGTTTATATACAGAGAGTTGTCAATTTTTATTATTGTGGCAATTGCCGTTTTATGGCTCGTGCCGGACAGACGAATAGAGAAAAAAGTAGATGAAAAAGATTGA
- a CDS encoding 3-oxoacyl-ACP synthase III family protein, which yields MNTNIYSVITGTGSYIPSRVITNEDFLTNEFFETNGEKLNKPNQEITEKFLEITTIAQRRYITDDLTTSDMAFFAAEQAIKSSNIDKEELDYIIVANNFGDTKVDNRASDHVPAMASKVKHKLQIKNPDTVVYDLTFGCPGWVQGVIQADYFIKSGDAKKILVIGAEVLSRISDPHDRDCMLYADGAGAVVLEAKESTTPIGILTHKTRSDTFSHAGLLHMGPSYNPEYEKPNDLFLKMNGRRLYQYALETVPPAIKACLDKINMPITEVSKVLIHQANGKMDDAMLKRLYALYNIDEAPENVMPMTVHELGNTSVATLPTLLDLILKENLANHSIGSGDVLVFASVGAGMNINAFIYKMA from the coding sequence ATGAATACAAACATCTACAGTGTAATTACCGGAACCGGAAGTTACATCCCGTCACGAGTAATTACAAACGAGGATTTTCTTACAAATGAATTCTTTGAAACAAATGGCGAGAAGCTGAATAAACCAAATCAGGAGATTACCGAAAAGTTTTTAGAAATCACTACTATTGCCCAACGACGCTATATTACTGACGATCTGACTACTTCAGACATGGCTTTTTTTGCTGCAGAGCAAGCCATTAAATCGTCCAATATTGATAAAGAAGAACTGGACTACATTATCGTTGCGAATAATTTTGGTGATACGAAGGTCGACAATCGCGCCTCGGATCATGTTCCGGCCATGGCATCGAAAGTGAAACATAAACTGCAAATTAAAAATCCAGATACAGTCGTTTACGATTTGACATTTGGTTGTCCTGGTTGGGTACAAGGTGTTATTCAGGCTGATTATTTTATCAAATCGGGTGATGCGAAGAAAATTTTGGTTATCGGTGCAGAAGTTTTATCCAGAATCAGCGATCCGCACGACAGAGATTGCATGCTATATGCCGATGGTGCAGGAGCTGTGGTACTCGAAGCCAAAGAAAGTACAACGCCAATTGGAATACTTACTCATAAAACGCGTTCAGACACATTTTCACATGCCGGTTTGCTACACATGGGACCATCGTATAACCCTGAATACGAAAAGCCGAATGATTTGTTCCTGAAAATGAATGGTCGCAGGCTGTATCAATACGCTCTCGAAACTGTACCTCCGGCGATAAAGGCTTGTCTTGACAAAATTAATATGCCTATAACTGAAGTTAGCAAAGTGTTGATTCACCAAGCTAACGGAAAGATGGATGATGCTATGCTAAAGCGGCTTTATGCTCTTTACAATATCGATGAAGCTCCTGAAAATGTGATGCCAATGACGGTACATGAACTGGGTAACACTTCGGTGGCAACTTTGCCTACTTTGCTCGACTTAATTTTGAAAGAGAATTTGGCAAATCACAGCATTGGATCAGGAGATGTTTTGGTGTTTGCCTCGGTGGGTGCCGGTATGAACATTAATGCATTTATTTATAAAATGGCATAA
- a CDS encoding lysylphosphatidylglycerol synthase transmembrane domain-containing protein has translation MDFSADKSDMPKIPSKGWLNLLKWIVLPLAFSFLAYKLLTFNQYHDLITQWKQLSLSQFWWLGAVFLLLPINMLLEATKWKQLVSKIQVLQLTDALRGVLVGIATGFLTPNRVGELVGRVMFLNPEHRKAGITLTLLNGLTQNIIMVLCGVPACALFINSHKESIAMNTSLYLWLLAAGLVLFGIVYFLLPRFSRMLNRSRYSEKIKAFTDCLSLYSKQDLVQITLISLGRYVVFCTQFFFMLRFFGVDLSMEQALISIPTTYLFVTFTPTFAFSDVAVRSSYAVLVIGVFSGQVVSIALAGMCIWLVNFVIPLLVGLVVLARENK, from the coding sequence ATGGACTTCTCAGCTGACAAATCCGACATGCCGAAAATTCCGTCGAAGGGTTGGCTCAATTTGTTGAAATGGATAGTCTTGCCCCTTGCATTCTCATTTCTCGCCTACAAACTTCTTACATTTAATCAATATCATGATCTGATTACGCAATGGAAGCAACTGTCGCTGTCGCAGTTCTGGTGGTTGGGTGCTGTTTTTCTATTACTTCCGATAAATATGCTACTTGAAGCCACTAAATGGAAACAACTGGTTTCAAAGATTCAAGTACTACAACTCACGGATGCACTCAGAGGAGTATTGGTCGGCATCGCCACCGGATTCCTGACGCCTAACCGCGTGGGTGAACTGGTAGGACGAGTGATGTTCCTCAACCCTGAACATCGTAAAGCCGGAATAACCCTGACGCTGCTAAACGGCCTTACACAAAACATCATCATGGTTTTATGTGGCGTCCCGGCTTGTGCATTGTTTATAAATTCGCACAAAGAAAGTATCGCAATGAATACCAGTCTTTACTTATGGCTCTTGGCGGCAGGGTTAGTACTGTTTGGAATAGTTTACTTTCTGCTTCCCCGATTTAGCAGAATGCTCAACAGGAGTCGTTATTCCGAAAAGATAAAGGCCTTCACCGATTGTTTATCTCTTTACTCAAAACAAGACCTTGTGCAGATAACGCTTATTTCACTTGGGCGTTATGTGGTTTTTTGTACGCAATTTTTCTTTATGTTGCGGTTTTTTGGAGTTGATCTTTCGATGGAGCAGGCACTAATTTCTATTCCCACCACGTATCTATTTGTGACATTCACACCCACGTTTGCCTTTTCGGATGTTGCGGTGCGTAGTTCGTATGCCGTGTTGGTTATCGGTGTTTTTTCCGGTCAGGTGGTCAGTATAGCCCTAGCCGGAATGTGTATCTGGTTGGTAAATTTTGTTATACCGTTGCTGGTCGGTTTGGTGGTACTGGCAAGAGAAAATAAATAA
- the tyrS gene encoding tyrosine--tRNA ligase, with amino-acid sequence MNFIEDLEWRGVIHTMMPGTEEQLAKEVTSAYIGFDPTADSLHIGSLAPILLLKRFQLAGHKPIALVGGATGMIGDPSGKSQERNLLNEETLEKNLAGIRKQLAKFLDFETESPNKAEMVNNYDWMKEQTFLSFIRDIGKHITVNYMMAKDSVKKRLTGETRDGMSFTEFTYQLVQGYDFYWLYENMNCKLQMGGSDQWGNITTGTELIRRKASGEAYALTINLITKADGGKFGKTESGNVWLDPEKTTPYAFYQFWLNTADVDAEKYIRVFTFMSKEEIEELIERHRQAPHLRELQKKLAHDITIMVHSEEDYNAAVEASNILFGNATSDALKKLDENTLLAVFDGVPQFKISKKELEEGVKVIDLLTEKAAIFPSKGEMRKLVQSGGVSINKEKLDNQDEVLDGSKLLNNKYLLIQKGKKNYFLLIAE; translated from the coding sequence ATGAATTTTATCGAAGATCTCGAATGGCGCGGAGTAATTCATACCATGATGCCCGGAACCGAAGAACAGCTAGCAAAGGAAGTTACATCAGCATATATTGGCTTTGACCCTACTGCCGATTCGCTTCATATTGGAAGTCTGGCTCCGATTTTGCTTCTGAAACGCTTTCAGTTGGCAGGTCATAAGCCCATTGCATTGGTTGGTGGTGCTACCGGAATGATTGGCGACCCATCGGGAAAATCGCAGGAACGCAATTTGTTGAATGAAGAAACTCTGGAAAAAAATCTGGCAGGAATAAGAAAGCAACTTGCCAAATTCCTCGATTTTGAAACCGAATCGCCAAACAAGGCCGAAATGGTGAACAACTACGATTGGATGAAAGAGCAAACCTTTCTGTCTTTCATTCGCGACATTGGTAAGCATATTACTGTCAATTACATGATGGCTAAAGATTCGGTAAAAAAGCGTCTTACCGGCGAAACCCGCGATGGAATGTCGTTTACTGAATTCACTTACCAGTTGGTGCAGGGTTATGACTTCTACTGGTTGTACGAAAACATGAACTGCAAGCTCCAAATGGGTGGTTCCGATCAGTGGGGAAATATAACCACGGGGACTGAACTCATTCGCCGAAAAGCAAGTGGTGAAGCTTATGCGTTGACAATTAACCTTATCACTAAAGCTGATGGTGGTAAATTTGGAAAAACCGAATCGGGTAATGTTTGGCTTGATCCTGAAAAAACCACACCCTATGCTTTCTATCAATTTTGGTTGAACACGGCCGATGTTGATGCCGAAAAATACATTCGTGTTTTCACGTTTATGTCGAAGGAGGAAATCGAGGAGCTTATCGAGCGCCATCGTCAGGCACCTCATTTGCGTGAGCTTCAAAAGAAACTGGCTCACGATATCACTATCATGGTTCATTCCGAAGAAGATTACAATGCGGCGGTTGAAGCTTCAAATATTTTGTTCGGAAATGCTACTTCCGATGCCCTGAAAAAGTTGGATGAAAACACCCTGCTTGCAGTATTCGATGGTGTTCCGCAATTCAAGATTTCGAAGAAAGAGCTGGAGGAAGGCGTCAAAGTTATCGATTTGCTGACCGAAAAAGCTGCTATTTTCCCTTCGAAAGGCGAAATGCGCAAGCTGGTTCAATCGGGAGGCGTGAGTATTAACAAAGAAAAACTCGATAATCAGGACGAAGTGTTAGATGGTTCGAAACTTCTCAATAACAAATATTTATTGATTCAGAAAGGCAAGAAAAATTACTTTTTACTTATAGCTGAATAG
- a CDS encoding asparaginase, translating into MEKESAVLLLFTGGTISMSEDPATGALRPIDFDRLQEYMPELKQTGVRIKSIPFLPLIDSSDVHPPVWERMAEIIQENYDEFDGFVILHGTDTMAYTASAMSFMLENLSKPVIFTGAQLPIGMMRSDAKENLLTAIEIASAQENGQPIVPEVCIFFEDTLFRGNRTTKKNAEHFSAFNSYNYPPLAKAGVHIKYFRSYIHYPAANTSLRVRTKIDQNIAILKLFPGISEHTVNSILNIPGLKAVVLESFGAGNAPRRTWFYNALKAATDRGILIVNKTQCSTGSVEMGRYETSLNLVNAGVMSAYDCTTEAIVTKLMHLLGEFDSADDIKHRLSVSLCGEMTVA; encoded by the coding sequence GTGGAAAAAGAAAGTGCTGTATTATTGCTTTTTACGGGTGGGACTATCAGTATGTCCGAAGACCCTGCTACGGGAGCTTTGCGTCCCATCGATTTCGACAGACTTCAGGAATATATGCCCGAACTGAAACAGACGGGAGTTCGTATAAAAAGTATCCCTTTTTTACCACTTATCGATTCATCGGATGTTCATCCTCCGGTTTGGGAACGTATGGCTGAAATCATTCAGGAAAACTACGATGAATTTGATGGATTTGTGATATTGCATGGCACTGATACGATGGCCTATACGGCTTCGGCCATGAGTTTCATGCTTGAAAATTTGTCTAAGCCGGTCATTTTCACCGGAGCCCAGCTACCGATAGGCATGATGCGCTCGGATGCTAAAGAAAACCTGCTTACTGCAATAGAAATTGCTTCGGCTCAGGAAAATGGACAACCTATTGTGCCCGAAGTGTGTATATTTTTTGAGGATACGCTTTTCAGAGGCAACCGCACAACCAAGAAAAATGCCGAGCATTTTAGTGCCTTCAATTCATATAATTATCCGCCACTGGCCAAAGCAGGTGTACATATAAAATACTTCAGATCATACATCCATTATCCGGCAGCAAATACCAGTTTGCGCGTTCGCACCAAAATTGATCAGAATATAGCCATTTTGAAACTCTTTCCCGGAATTTCGGAGCATACGGTAAATTCTATTCTGAATATTCCCGGACTTAAAGCCGTGGTGCTTGAAAGTTTCGGTGCCGGAAATGCACCCCGCCGCACATGGTTCTATAATGCACTGAAAGCTGCTACCGACAGAGGCATACTGATCGTAAATAAAACTCAGTGCAGCACAGGATCTGTAGAAATGGGACGCTATGAAACAAGTCTGAATCTGGTAAATGCCGGTGTTATGAGTGCTTATGATTGCACCACCGAAGCCATTGTTACCAAATTGATGCACCTACTGGGAGAATTTGATTCTGCAGACGACATCAAGCACCGCCTGAGCGTTAGTTTATGTGGCGAAATGACTGTAGCCTAA
- a CDS encoding GtrA family protein, translating into MRKKFISLGRRICCAIDFFYPPFRKYMTLQFFRYGFTGAVNVGFSLVLYFLVYNFVLGQKMLPLGFFTFSSHIGTLVITFPISTFFGFLLQKYVTFTESDLKGRIQLYRYFVVAIANFWINTFFLKILVDEFHFWTTPSQVVATFFCVLISYFSQKKYTFKAPKKQNHSTVK; encoded by the coding sequence ATGAGAAAGAAATTCATATCACTTGGTCGTCGTATTTGCTGTGCAATCGACTTTTTCTATCCACCATTTCGCAAATACATGACACTACAGTTTTTTCGGTATGGCTTTACCGGTGCCGTAAATGTAGGATTTTCTCTGGTTTTGTATTTTTTGGTTTATAATTTTGTGTTAGGTCAGAAAATGTTGCCCCTGGGATTTTTCACCTTTAGTTCGCACATCGGTACATTGGTTATCACTTTCCCTATTTCTACTTTTTTCGGTTTCTTGTTGCAAAAATACGTGACGTTTACCGAATCCGACCTGAAAGGACGCATTCAGCTGTACCGATATTTTGTGGTAGCAATTGCTAACTTTTGGATTAACACGTTTTTCCTGAAAATTTTGGTAGATGAATTTCATTTCTGGACAACACCATCGCAAGTGGTGGCTACATTCTTTTGCGTTTTGATAAGCTATTTCTCGCAAAAGAAATACACATTCAAAGCTCCTAAGAAACAGAATCATTCTACCGTAAAATAA
- a CDS encoding bifunctional metallophosphatase/5'-nucleotidase — protein MKKQHTYLKIKSNFSSPSGVRGFLLMLAFISVSVFSQQKIKLVILHTNDTHSQVEPTEKSSLQTSDMGGYARRMGEISKIRQQEKNVLLVDAGDYSQGSPYFNFFNGRVEIDAMNRMQYDAGTLGNHEFDNGIDTLAVVLKTARFPLISSNYDFGKTALSGMIKPYIVLQRAGLRIGIMALDVNPKSLIFDKNYKGMEYEDPFIKANEISTLLKKEEKCDVIICLSHLGANGAEVNDFDIAHKSRYIDVIIGGHSHSMINNTTEKNAAGKPIVIAQVGKSGLYLGRVELELEKK, from the coding sequence ATGAAAAAACAACATACATATTTAAAAATCAAAAGTAACTTCAGTTCCCCTTCAGGGGTTAGGGGTTTTCTTTTGATGTTAGCGTTTATATCGGTTTCGGTTTTTTCTCAACAAAAAATAAAACTGGTTATCCTGCATACCAACGATACGCACAGTCAGGTAGAACCAACAGAAAAATCAAGTCTGCAAACATCCGACATGGGCGGTTATGCTCGGCGAATGGGTGAAATAAGTAAAATCAGACAGCAGGAAAAGAACGTGTTGCTTGTTGATGCGGGCGATTACTCGCAAGGGAGTCCATACTTTAACTTCTTCAACGGACGCGTAGAAATTGATGCAATGAACCGTATGCAATATGATGCGGGAACACTTGGAAATCATGAATTCGACAACGGAATTGACACCCTGGCCGTGGTTTTGAAAACTGCCCGCTTTCCGCTGATTAGCTCCAACTATGATTTTGGCAAAACGGCTTTGTCCGGTATGATAAAACCATACATTGTGCTTCAACGAGCAGGATTACGTATCGGAATTATGGCATTGGATGTGAACCCCAAAAGCCTTATATTCGACAAAAATTACAAAGGCATGGAGTACGAAGATCCCTTTATCAAAGCCAATGAGATTTCTACTTTGCTGAAAAAGGAGGAAAAATGCGATGTAATTATCTGCTTATCTCACCTGGGAGCTAACGGTGCTGAAGTAAATGATTTTGACATTGCTCATAAAAGCCGGTACATTGATGTGATCATAGGCGGACACTCGCACAGCATGATAAACAATACAACCGAAAAAAATGCTGCCGGAAAACCCATTGTGATAGCGCAGGTTGGCAAAAGCGGATTGTACCTGGGAAGAGTGGAACTGGAGCTGGAGAAAAAATAG
- the rsmA gene encoding 16S rRNA (adenine(1518)-N(6)/adenine(1519)-N(6))-dimethyltransferase RsmA — MNQVRAKKYLGQHFLKDMGIAGRIADSLILDGKTSVLEIGPGMGVLTQFLLQNPLIDLTAVELDKESVEYLHQHYPQLNVIEADFLKLDLKTIFPDKFCVIGNFPYNISSQIFFKMLDNKDSIPCLAGMIQKEVAERIAAPAGSKTYGILSVLMQAYYKIEYLFTVHEHVFDPPPKVKSAVIRFTRNEVSKIDCDEQLFKAVVKTSFNQRRKTLRNSLKPLVEAGHPMYADPIFDLRPERLDVAAFIDLTKRVEAALASK; from the coding sequence ATGAATCAGGTAAGAGCAAAGAAATATCTCGGACAGCACTTTCTCAAAGACATGGGAATTGCTGGTCGCATAGCCGATAGTCTGATACTGGATGGCAAGACTTCAGTACTCGAAATTGGTCCGGGAATGGGTGTGCTGACTCAATTTCTGCTTCAAAACCCGTTGATAGATCTCACGGCAGTAGAGTTGGACAAAGAGTCGGTGGAATACCTTCATCAACACTATCCACAGCTGAATGTCATTGAGGCCGACTTCCTGAAACTGGATTTAAAAACCATTTTTCCGGATAAATTCTGTGTTATAGGCAATTTCCCGTATAATATTTCGAGTCAGATTTTCTTTAAAATGCTCGACAACAAAGATTCCATTCCTTGTTTGGCCGGTATGATTCAGAAAGAAGTGGCGGAACGCATTGCTGCTCCGGCAGGCAGTAAAACTTATGGAATTTTAAGTGTGCTGATGCAGGCCTACTATAAAATAGAATACCTTTTTACGGTTCACGAGCATGTTTTCGATCCGCCACCCAAGGTAAAATCGGCAGTCATCCGCTTTACCCGAAACGAAGTGTCGAAAATTGATTGCGACGAGCAACTGTTTAAAGCTGTGGTAAAAACATCGTTCAACCAACGCCGTAAAACATTGCGAAACTCCCTTAAGCCGCTTGTAGAGGCCGGTCATCCGATGTATGCCGATCCGATTTTCGATTTACGTCCCGAGCGACTGGATGTAGCAGCATTTATCGATCTTACAAAAAGAGTAGAAGCAGCTTTGGCATCAAAATAA
- a CDS encoding shikimate kinase, translating into MRRVFLIGYMGSGKTTIGKLVAEKLGYGFVDMDVYIENKYFNTISQIFAELGEEQFRLMEQRCLHEVSEFEDVIISTGGGAPCFFDNMEYMKSKGLTIYLKLTAAELAERLESSQANKRPLIAGRSGDELKDFIADGLAKREAFYSQAIYALSGDIDETVNEICTLISRL; encoded by the coding sequence ATGAGAAGAGTTTTTCTGATTGGGTATATGGGTTCTGGGAAAACCACCATTGGCAAGCTGGTGGCCGAGAAACTTGGGTATGGTTTTGTGGATATGGATGTGTACATTGAAAACAAATACTTTAATACCATATCGCAGATTTTTGCAGAACTTGGCGAAGAGCAGTTTCGGCTGATGGAACAGCGATGCCTGCATGAAGTGTCTGAATTTGAAGATGTAATCATTTCTACAGGAGGAGGTGCTCCATGCTTTTTCGATAATATGGAATACATGAAGTCAAAAGGGTTGACGATTTACCTTAAACTTACTGCGGCCGAACTTGCTGAGCGGCTGGAATCCTCTCAAGCCAATAAACGTCCGTTAATAGCAGGTAGGAGTGGAGATGAATTAAAGGATTTTATTGCTGATGGATTAGCCAAGCGGGAGGCTTTTTACTCACAGGCAATTTATGCGCTGTCAGGGGATATCGACGAAACAGTAAATGAAATTTGTACGTTAATATCGAGACTCTAA
- a CDS encoding 5'-nucleotidase C-terminal domain-containing protein yields MKSNKFLFISLIVFSTLSYSCKTWTITQATSSKIAIDSTTDAIVDKNYEAYLQPMKQKIDAQMNVVIGQTAETMKGHGPESLLSNLSADVYLQAASDFLGSKVDISIVNLGGLRTVVPAGNITIRKVFELMPFENELVIVWIKGDKLNDLLQYFASMGGEGVSGLRMEIKQKKAVNITINGQALDDAKVYSIATNDYLAGGNDQMIQLAQYEKRLNTNIKIRDMLLNYIQNETKKGNKIQSKLDGRIKITNP; encoded by the coding sequence ATGAAATCGAATAAATTCCTGTTTATAAGCCTTATAGTTTTTAGCACGCTTTCCTACAGTTGCAAAACATGGACAATCACACAGGCTACTTCATCAAAAATTGCAATTGACAGCACCACTGACGCTATTGTGGATAAGAATTATGAAGCTTATTTGCAACCTATGAAACAAAAAATAGATGCTCAGATGAATGTGGTAATTGGTCAGACAGCAGAAACAATGAAAGGTCACGGACCGGAAAGCCTTTTGTCAAATCTGAGCGCTGATGTTTATCTGCAAGCAGCATCAGATTTTTTAGGTTCGAAGGTGGATATCTCTATCGTCAATCTAGGAGGTCTGCGCACCGTTGTTCCTGCAGGCAATATAACTATTCGAAAAGTGTTTGAATTAATGCCTTTCGAGAACGAATTGGTTATTGTTTGGATTAAAGGCGATAAACTCAATGATCTGCTACAGTATTTTGCAAGCATGGGGGGCGAAGGAGTATCAGGGTTGCGCATGGAAATAAAACAAAAAAAGGCAGTGAATATAACCATCAACGGGCAAGCGCTGGATGATGCTAAAGTGTACAGCATCGCTACCAACGATTATCTGGCAGGTGGAAATGACCAAATGATACAACTGGCTCAGTACGAAAAAAGGCTGAATACAAATATCAAAATTAGAGACATGCTGCTCAATTACATCCAGAACGAGACAAAAAAAGGGAACAAAATTCAATCAAAATTAGACGGAAGAATCAAGATAACAAACCCCTAA